The stretch of DNA CAATGCCTGTTGCTTTGTGCTAAACTCAAGTATTCCGACAATTTTCCACGGACGTTTTTTTGAAGTAAAGGTACTCTTTCCTAGATTGTGAAATTCCAATCTCAAAAATGGATTTTCTGAAAATCCCTTATAGAAGCTACCATCTTGTTCACTTTGAAGA from Chitinophagales bacterium encodes:
- a CDS encoding GIY-YIG nuclease family protein, with product LQSEQDGSFYKGFSENPFLRLEFHNLGKSTFTSKKRPWKIVGILEFSTKQQALAKERKIKKYNKTSLEALIASSQNQISKFLS